The sequence CCGATAGACCGTAAATATAACGCCTTACGTATCTATGGTCGCATCAATCCCGCGAGTCCGCACACACATCGCGAAGGAGACGAAGGTGTCATCCTCCCCCGGAGAACCCGGACCGTTCACCCGCCGCAGCCTGCTGGCCGGAGCCGGCGGCGCGCTCGCCGCGACCGCCCTGTCCGCCTGTGCAGGGGCGAGCGGCGCTTCCGAGCTCACGCTCTACCAGTCCAAACCCGAGGCGATCCCCCGCTTCTCGCAGCTCGCGGCGGAGTTCTCCTCCTCCCAGCAGCGCTTCGCCGTCCAGCACGACATCGCCACGAACCTCTCGGCGAGCTTCGTGCGCAACAACCCGCCGGATCTCGGCTGCCTGAACTACAACCTCGAGATGGGCCGCTTCATGGAGCGCGGCGCGCTCTCGGACCTCTCGGACCTGCCCGAGGCGGGCCGGATCCGTGAGGACGTCGCGGAGCTCGCCGACTGGTACCCCACCTATGAGGGCCGCACCAGCGTGCTGCCCTACTCGGTGACCGCCGCCTCGGTGATCTACAACCGCCGGATCTTCGACGAGCACGGCCTCGAGGTGCCCACCACCTGGGAGGAGATGCTCGCGGTCTGCGAGACGCTGCAGGCCGCGGAGGTCACCCCCATCTACGCGACCTTCCTCGATGCGTGGACCGTGGCCCAGGGCCTGTTCGACTACACCGTCGGCGGCCTCGTGGACGTGCGCGCGTTCTACGCGGCGATGACCGAGATCGGCGAGGACGTCGGCCCGGAGTCCGAGGTCTCCTTCCAGCGCACCCTGCTGGAGCCGGTGCAGCGCATGACCGAGCTCGTCGCCTTCACCAACCGCGATGCGAACAACCGCGCCTACGGCGACGGCAACACCGCGATGGCCCAGGGCGAGGCCGCGATGTACTTCCAGGGGCCGTGGGCCTTCGGCGAGATCGAGAAGGCCGGCACGGACGTGGAGCTGGGCACCTTCCCGCTCCCGGTGACCGACGATCCCGCCGATCTGAAGGTCCGCGTGAACATCGACCTCTCGCTGTGGATCCCGGAGGCGGCGAACGAGCAGGAGGGTGCCCGGGAGCTCGCGCAGTTCCTCATGCGCCCCGAGGTGCAGGACCCCTACAACGCGGAGTTCCTCGCCTTCGGCACCACCGAGGACGCCCCGCCGGTGACCGACGAGCGGATCGTCGAGATGCAGCAGTACTACGACGAGGGCCGCTTCTACATGGGCGCCTCGCAGTTCATCCCGAACTCGATCCCGGCCGAGAACTACATCCAGTCGATCGCCGGCGGCGCCGATCCCGAACCGGTCCTGGCGCGCATGGACGCCGACTGGGCCCGGCTCGCCTTCCGGGAGTGAGCACGCCATGACACAGCAGCAAGGAGCGTCGATGTCGACAGCACCGCACCGCACGGCGGCCGACGGGGAGGCGGGGAGCAGCACACCGCTGGTCTCCCGCCGCCGACGGACCGACCCCCTCTACCACCTGTTCCTCTTCCCCTCGCTGGCCCTGTTCACCGCCGCGGTGACGATCCCGGCGCTGCTCGGCTTCGCCTACAGCTTCACCAACTCGATCGGCTTCGGCGACTGGGAGGTCATCGGGCTGCGCAACTACATCGCGATGTTCCGCGACCAGGGGATCCTGGGCTCCTACGCCTTCACCCTCGGCTTCGCGCTGGTCACCGTGGTGCTGGTGAACGTGCTCGCCTTCGTGCTGGCGCTGGGGCTCACGGCGCGGATCCGCTTCATCACGGCGCTGCGCACGATCTACGTGATCCCGATGGTCATCTCCGGCATCGTCATCGCCTTCGTGTTCCAGTACCTGTTCGCCAACACCGTGCCGGGCATCGGCCAGACCCTCGGCTCGGAGGCGCTGTCCGTCTCGATCCTGGCGAACCCGGACTGGGCGTGGCTGTCGATCGTGGTCGTCACCGCGTGGCAGTCGATCCCCGGCACGATGCTCATCTACATCGCCGGGCTGGTCACGATCCCCGGCGAGGTGTACGAGGCGGCCTCGATCGACGGCTCCACCGGCTGGCAGAGCCTGCGCCACATCACGCTGCCGCTGGTCTCCGGGTTCATCGTCATCAACACGATCCTGGGCTTCAAGAACTACCTCAACGCCTACGACATCATCGTGGGCCTCACCGACGGCGGCCCCGGCGTCGCCACCCGCTCCGTGGCGATGACCATCTTCCGCGGCTTCGAAGGCGGCGACTACGCCTATCAGATGGCGAACGCGATGGTGTTCTTCCTGATCTCGATCGCCCTCGCCCTGCTGCAGCTGCGCGTCACCCGAGGAAGGACGGCGTTCTGATCATGTCCACTGCCACTCCTGCCGCCTCCGCGGCTGCTGTCCCGCCCGCGACCCCTTCGACCCCCGCGCGCCGCCGCCGGCGCGGCAAGGTGGGACGCGAGCGCGTCAACTGGCCCGCGACCGTGCTGCTGCTCCTCGGCTCGCTGACGGTGCTGGTGCCGCTGTTCGTCACGGTGAACATGTCGCTGAAGACCACCGCGCAGGCGGTCGACGGCAAGGCGTTCAGCCTGCCGGACCCGCTGACCTTCTCGAGCTTCGTCGAGGCGTGGAACCTCACGAACTTCCCGCGCGGCTTCGCGATCTCGATCTTCATCACCACCGTCGCGGTGGCGGGCGAGATCATCATCTCCGCGCTGGCCGCCTTCGCGATCGTGCGCAACTGGGACCGCCGGCTGTTCCGCTGGTCGTTCTTCTACCTGCTGGCGGCGATGTTCATCCCGTTCCCGGTGGTGGCGCTGCCGCAGATCCAGCTGACCGGCATGCTGGGGCTGGACAATCCGCTGGGCGTCGCGATCCTGCACATCGCCTTCGCGCTGGCGTTCAACACGCTGCTGTTCACCGCGTTCCTGCGCACGATCCCGCTCGAGCTCGAGGAGTCGATGCGGATGGATGGTGCGGGCACCTGGAAGGTGTTCTGGCGGCTGATCCTGCCGCTGCTGGGGCCGATGTGCGCCACGGTGGGGATCTTCGCGTTCATCCAGTCCTGGAACGACTTCATGATGCCCTCGCTGATCATCTCGGATCCGACCCTGCAGACGGTCCCGGTGCTGCAGAACATGTTCCAGACCCAGTTCAGCAACAACTACAACGTGGCCTTCTCCTCGTACCTGATGGCCATGGCGCCCGCGATCGTCGTCTACCTGTTCGCGCAGCGCTGGGTGATGTCCGGCCTCACCCAGGGTGCGATCAAGTGACCCGTCGGCCCCCTGCCGAAGCGACCGCTCCCCCGGGCTCCTCCATCGCCCGCCCCATCGACCGACCGACTCCCCCACCCACCGACCCCGGAGGTTCATCGACCGTGACCACTGCCCTCGAGACCGCCCCCACCGCCCTGCAGGCCGATCCCGACTGGTGGCGGCAGGCGGCCGTCTACCAGATCTATCCGCGCTCCTTCGCGGACGGCAACGGCGACGGCATCGGCGATCTGCGCGGGATCATCTCCCGCGTCCCGTACCTCAAGAGCCTCGGGATCGATGCGGTGTGGCTGAGCCCCTTCTATCCCTCGGCCCTCGCCGACGGCGGCTACGACGTGGATGACTACCGCGACGTGGATCCGAAGATCGGCACCCTCGAGCAGTTCGACGAGATGGTCGCCGCGCTGCACGGGGCCGGGATCCGGCTCATCGTGGACGTGGTGCCGAACCATTCCTCGGACCGCCACGAATGGTTCCAGGAGGCGCTCGCCTCGCCGAAGGGCTCGAACGCTCGCGAGCGGTACATCTTCCGCGACGGTCGCGGCGAGAACGGGGAGCTGCCGCCGGCGGACTGGACCTCGATCTTCTCGGGGCCGGCCTGGACCCGGGTGCCGGACGGCCAGTGGTACCTGCACTCCTTCGCCACCGAGCAGCCGGACTTCAACTGGAAGCATCCGGAGGTCCATGCGGATTTCCTGCGCACCCTGGAGTTCTGGTCGGATCGCGGGGTGGACGGCTTCCGCATCGATGTGGCGCACGGCCTGTCGAAGGATCTGCCGGAGGTGCTGCCCTCGACGGCGGAGCTGCAGAAGATGCCGAAGGACGGCACCCATCCGCTGTGGGACCGCGATGACGTGCACGAGATCTATGCGGAGTGGCGAGAGCTGTTCAACCGCTACGACCCGCCGCGGATCGCGGTCGCGGAGGCCTGGGTGGAGACTCCGGAGCGCCGCGCACGGTATGCGAGCCCGGAGGGGCTCGGGCAGGCGTTCAACTTCGATCTCATGGAGGCGGATTTCGATGCCGCGCACTTCCGCGACATCGTCACCGACAACCTCGCGCAGTCGGAGGTGACCGGGTC comes from Brachybacterium faecium DSM 4810 and encodes:
- a CDS encoding carbohydrate-binding protein (PFAM: Bacterial extracellular solute-binding protein~TIGRFAM: Tat (twin-arginine translocation) pathway signal sequence), giving the protein MSSSPGEPGPFTRRSLLAGAGGALAATALSACAGASGASELTLYQSKPEAIPRFSQLAAEFSSSQQRFAVQHDIATNLSASFVRNNPPDLGCLNYNLEMGRFMERGALSDLSDLPEAGRIREDVAELADWYPTYEGRTSVLPYSVTAASVIYNRRIFDEHGLEVPTTWEEMLAVCETLQAAEVTPIYATFLDAWTVAQGLFDYTVGGLVDVRAFYAAMTEIGEDVGPESEVSFQRTLLEPVQRMTELVAFTNRDANNRAYGDGNTAMAQGEAAMYFQGPWAFGEIEKAGTDVELGTFPLPVTDDPADLKVRVNIDLSLWIPEAANEQEGARELAQFLMRPEVQDPYNAEFLAFGTTEDAPPVTDERIVEMQQYYDEGRFYMGASQFIPNSIPAENYIQSIAGGADPEPVLARMDADWARLAFRE
- a CDS encoding carbohydrate ABC transporter membrane protein (PFAM: Binding-protein-dependent transport system inner membrane component) codes for the protein MSTAPHRTAADGEAGSSTPLVSRRRRTDPLYHLFLFPSLALFTAAVTIPALLGFAYSFTNSIGFGDWEVIGLRNYIAMFRDQGILGSYAFTLGFALVTVVLVNVLAFVLALGLTARIRFITALRTIYVIPMVISGIVIAFVFQYLFANTVPGIGQTLGSEALSVSILANPDWAWLSIVVVTAWQSIPGTMLIYIAGLVTIPGEVYEAASIDGSTGWQSLRHITLPLVSGFIVINTILGFKNYLNAYDIIVGLTDGGPGVATRSVAMTIFRGFEGGDYAYQMANAMVFFLISIALALLQLRVTRGRTAF
- a CDS encoding carbohydrate ABC transporter membrane protein (PFAM: Binding-protein-dependent transport system inner membrane component), whose amino-acid sequence is MSTATPAASAAAVPPATPSTPARRRRRGKVGRERVNWPATVLLLLGSLTVLVPLFVTVNMSLKTTAQAVDGKAFSLPDPLTFSSFVEAWNLTNFPRGFAISIFITTVAVAGEIIISALAAFAIVRNWDRRLFRWSFFYLLAAMFIPFPVVALPQIQLTGMLGLDNPLGVAILHIAFALAFNTLLFTAFLRTIPLELEESMRMDGAGTWKVFWRLILPLLGPMCATVGIFAFIQSWNDFMMPSLIISDPTLQTVPVLQNMFQTQFSNNYNVAFSSYLMAMAPAIVVYLFAQRWVMSGLTQGAIK
- a CDS encoding glycosidase (PFAM: Alpha amylase, catalytic domain) — encoded protein: MTTALETAPTALQADPDWWRQAAVYQIYPRSFADGNGDGIGDLRGIISRVPYLKSLGIDAVWLSPFYPSALADGGYDVDDYRDVDPKIGTLEQFDEMVAALHGAGIRLIVDVVPNHSSDRHEWFQEALASPKGSNARERYIFRDGRGENGELPPADWTSIFSGPAWTRVPDGQWYLHSFATEQPDFNWKHPEVHADFLRTLEFWSDRGVDGFRIDVAHGLSKDLPEVLPSTAELQKMPKDGTHPLWDRDDVHEIYAEWRELFNRYDPPRIAVAEAWVETPERRARYASPEGLGQAFNFDLMEADFDAAHFRDIVTDNLAQSEVTGSSTTWVFSNHDGVRHATRYGLPPRAGRSVKQGAEWVLAGGPEEGIDRELGLRRARAATLFELALPGSAYLYQGEELGLHEVAEIPDEQRQDPAFWRTTAEDRGFDGLGRDGCRVPLPWTREGSSFGFGDNGAHLPQPAWFADFSVEAEDGVAGSTLELYRAALRLRAELQGEETLAWDEQLSGGDVLAFARPGGWLSVTNFGAEPVTLPDGEVLLSSSPLEATDDGGLALPGATTVWLRRAA